The Moorena producens PAL-8-15-08-1 genomic interval TGGATCCTGAATTACTGCCTCTACTTGGTCAGCACCAATCAGTAAGGTCTGAAACACCCCTTCGGGAAATCCTGCTTCAGCAAAGATTTGCTCAAGGGCTAAGGCGCATTGAGGCACATTAGAGGCGTGTTTGAGCAACCCCACATTTCCCGCCATCAATGCTGGAGCAGCAAAACGGAAGACTTGCCAAAATGGAAAATTCCAGGGCATGACTGCTAGAATGACACCTAGAGGTTGGTAGCGCACAAAGCTTTGGGTGGCATCGGTAGAGGCTGGGACATCTGCCAGGAATTCAGCTGCGTGTTCAGCGTAGTACCGACAAACCAAACCACATTTTTGCGCTTCTGCGATCGCACTTTTGAGGGGTTTTCCCATCTCCGTGGTCATCAGCTGGCCGAATTTTAATCGATCCCGCTCTACAATCTCCGCCGCTGCGTTTAGCCACTCTGCTCTTTGCTCCATTGATGTTTGGCAGTATTGCTCAAACGCCTCTTGGGCAACTGTTAGCTTGGTCGCAATCGACGACGGACTCTCTGGCTCAAAGGTTTTGATGGTTTCCCCGGTTGCTGGGTTAACTGTAGCGATCCCCATGGCTTCCTCCTCCCCCCAATGGGGATAGTACTTCCAATTCTTCGATTATAACTAAGTATTTTCACTATGACTTATTTTGGCCAAAATGGCTTAATAGTTTGATACACTTTTAAAAAGCGTCAACCCATTGCCGAGGGAAACTACCAGTCTTGCAAGTGTTAACCTAATATCAAGTTTTCTCCTACTACCACGAAATTTCTCTCACCAGTTTTTAAAACAGTTATCAACCCAATTCTAGGGATTAGAGGTTAGGGCTTAGGGATTCGGCATTAGCTACAATACAAGGATTTGACAGCCTCACTGCTGGACACGGAGCTAGGAAACTAGGTCAGACTCGAAAATCTAGGTATTAGCTGATAGGTATTAGGTATTAGTTACAACAGGGGCATTTGATAACCTCCTTGGGAGCATAGGCTTGTCATAACCCCCTTAGCCATTCAACCTAGAGCCATTCAACCATTAACCTAGACCCTTAAATTAGTAGTTTGATAATTTAGTCGATTATACTTGTCTGAGATAAGAACTAATGACGAGAGCTAAATTGTGCCTTATTTAATTGCTAAATCAGAGCCGAATAACCAAGAAAGTTATAAATTGATCAGTGGATCCAATACCATAGGACGGGAAATAAATAATAGTATTACCGTAATTCATAAAAGTCTTTCCCGTCATCATGCTCAGGTGACAATCACGAAGGATCGGGTTATCCTAAAAGACTTAGGTAGCCTAAATCACACGTTTGTTAATGACGCCAAAATTGACCAGTGTGAACTCAAAGACGGAGACTTAATACGTCTGGGCAGTGTAATCTTTGAATTTGTGAGTGATGATGACAGAATAACCCCAAATATTCTTAAGGATAATGATTCAAACTTTTCGATTGTCAGCCGGTTATCCCCAGAACAAACCCGTGTCGAAATTCAGGAATTACTGCACCATGACAGTTTAGCTTATCAAGGCTCAGCCCTGAAGCTGCGAGAGCAAGAGACAGGTCAACGCTCAGTAGACAAGTTAAAAATCTTATTGGAGGTGAGTAAGCAACTTTCCTCTCCCGATGAGCCGGATCACTTGTTGAGAAAAATTCTTGACCTGCTGTTCGAGATTATGAATGTAGACCGGGCAATCATCCTCATGGTTAATCAAGAAACGGGATTGCTAGAGGAAAAAGCTGTCAACTCCCGAACAGGCATACCCACCCATGAGCGATTTTATAGCAAACGAATCACCAATTTCGTACACCAGAAGGGGGATGGGGTTTTAATTGCTGATGCTGCCATTGACCAACGATTCAGCAATTCCCAGTCAGTACTCCAGCAAGAAATCCATGCCTCCATGTGCGTACCCCTAAAACCCAGAGAGGAAGTGATTGGGGTCTTGTATGCAGATAATCTCTCTAGAGCCAATATTTATTCTCAAGAAGACTTGGAATTTTTGACGGCTCTGGCTAACCAAGCTGCGATCGCAATTGACAATGCTCAACTTTACCAGAAGATGCAGGCAGAAGCAGTAATCCGGAGTAAATTTGAGCGTTTCTTTCCGGAAGCTGTGAGTAAAAAGCTCAAGGAAGAAGGCAACTTAGAAATTATAGATACCGAAGTAACCGCCCTCTTTGCCGACATCAGTAAATTTACCCAAATGTCCTCTCGTATGAACCCACGGCAAGTGATTGAGATGCTCAATGAGTACTTCCAGGTGATGGTAGAGGATATTGTGTTTAAATACGAAGGCACTTTAGAAAAATATATTGGGGATGCCTTACTGGCTGTGTGGGGAGCCCCCTATTCCCAACCAGACGATGCTGACCGAGCCGTCCAAGCTGCAATCGCAATGCAACGAGCAGTTATTCACCTGAATCAGGATTGGTTCAAGCGGCGCAATTTAGAGATTGAAATCCACATTGGACTCAATACTGGGAAAGTAGCAGCAGGTAATATCGGTTCACAGAAGCTGATTCAATACGCTACTATTGGTGACACTACCAATGTTACTAGCCGCATCTGTAGTGCCGCTCAGGAGGGAGAGATTCTAATTTCCCAAAGCACCTTAGACAAGCTGAGGAATAAAACTCTACCGTTTGAAAAAATGTCCCCGGTTAAGGTTAAAGGTAAAGACCAGCCCCTGCAACTGTATCGGCTACGGTGGGATACTTAATTCCAGGGAAGCTAGAAAAGTTACAGGTTGAAGGTTGAAGGTTGAAGGTTGTTTGGTTGAACGCGATTGCGTGGCCAATAGGCCAAGGTTGAAGGTTGAAGGTTGAAGGTTACAGGTTAGAGGTTACAGGTTACAGGTTACAGGTTACAGGTGAGTGAAGTACCCCAACCTGCTTGACCTTTGGTCACGCGGGGCGCGTTCGCGCTCGGTTGGGGCTTCCAATTCTCAACTCAAATCAGGGACGGTCTTATTCGTCTTATCGGCTAAGCCGACGCTACGCGAACGGGTTTCCCGCGCGCGTCCCCGACGCCTCAAAAAGCTGCCCTAGTATTGGTCTTACTCAGCGTCCACAGGCAGACATCCGCCTTCTATCGATGTATAGTTTGACGACAGACTCACCTTGGAATTACAGCATCTATGGCTAACCAGCCGGGGCAAGTCTCTTCCCGGAGACGAAACCTTAGTAGAGGGTCGCCTTTATGGTTGGTCGGCTATGAATAAAAGGGTTAAAACTGTCTGATTAAGGCGACCCTCTACTTACGGTAACTTCAAACCCTGAGCTGGAGCTAGTACTTTTACACCTTTAAGGTAGCCTTTTAGTCAGTCAGGCGGGTCATCGACCAAGTTTATTATATCACGAATCGTTGTAGGTTATCGTCTCGCTATCCATCCCCACCTTTAAAGAAGGTGGGGAATTCCGCGAGTTTTGTTAAACCTTCAACCAAACAACCTTCAACCTTGGCCTATTGGCCACGCAATCGCGTTCAACCTGCAACCAAACAACCTTCAACCTTCAACCTTGGCCTATTGGCCACGCAATCGCGTTCAACCTTCAACCAAACAACCTTGGCCTATTGGCCACGCAATCGCGTTCAACCTTCAACCAAACAACCAAACAACCAAACAACCATCTCGTCAGATTAGAAACGTGATAGCTCCCACACTGACCTTTCAGTTTCAGTGTGGGCAACAAGCGCCAAAGTAACTCGCTGAGTTAATTGGTCCGATGGCTACCATTGTCTGCCAGCGTACTCTTATCCAGAATCCTAACTCTTCCGCCCCAGAATTTGTAAAAGCTTTATCTCAAAAAATTCCCAATCAAAAATATGCCCAAGACTTTCAACGGCGTTTCCTGTCATCGGGTCAGTTATAAGTACTACTTTATAAGTACTATTTATAAGTACTAGTTGAGAAGTAATAATTAGTAATCCTTCAGCCATCAGTTGAGCAAGCAATTAGTAATTTGGGATTACTAATTAGTTTCTGAATTCAGCCTCAAGGGGTGACAACAAAGCTCAAACCTAGGCAGGTGTTAGGTTTTAGGTGTTAGGTTTTGGGTTTAATGAGCGCGAGTCGTGTTGTTGTAATTCCGAGCAGTTGAAGCAATTTTCACCAATCCAACTGCATAGATAGTTTTAATCAACTACTACGCCATGACGATGTTCACGCTTCACCTAACCCCTAAAACCTAACCCCTGTAAGATTTTAAATTAGCTTGTCAACCCGTGAGTAATTAAGCATATTCATCGCCATTTATAAACTAACTTTCATCCGATTCAGAGATTTGGCTAATATCCCAATTTCGTCCTCTGAATCATGGTCAAATTATCCACCAATATTGCCAGTACTAACTTCCTTAGCTAATTGAGCCATCTGCTTAAGAGGTTTGGTCACCGATACCTTAATGAAACGATTAATCAACAAAATCGCTACTAGGAAAAAACCAGTAATAATCCCAATCACCAATACCTGTAACTGCTTAGCCGAATTAAAGATTTTAAACCCTGGAACTGATAAAATTTTAGCACCAACAATTTCATCGAGCTTCCAACCAAAACCATGCTCATCACCTTAGGTAGCAATTTGGCTAGCAGGGGCGGCTTCAGGAGTACTATGGCATCGTAAACAGCTTTTTTCAGAAATGGCGAGAGGACGGGCAACATAAAAAATTTTTCCACTAGGAAGGGAGCGAAAACCGTTTTTTTCTGTTAGCTCTGGCTGCTGTCGAAAACTCTCCACAATTTTGGTCTCGAAACTATCAGCATTATCTCTGATATTAGTTGGATTAAGGGTCGCTTATTTGTCGCTTATTTATAGAAAAAATCACGATATTGATCACGTTTACGTAAATTATCAAAAACTTACCGAGCTGAATAAGCAGGTACTGTTTGAGGTAAAAATTGCTCTTCATTTTCTAGTCGATCAGCTAATTCTGGATTCAATTGATTATTGGTATACTCCCGAACCGAACTCATGGTTTAGATCAGAATTAGGGCTTGGTCAGTGACCACTTTTTCCCCATAGCCTTCTAAAACTTGAGACAAAACCAACCCACCAGTAAGTACAAGTCCTATAAAAATGGATAGCAATAGTAAGTTTAGTTTGATTCCTAAATTAAGTTTTTTTTAACATTAGCTATCTCCCATAGTATCATTAGTGCCACAGTTCTTTTAGTTTTTAAGGTAATTAATTATGTTTTACCGCCGTCTATTATTGTTGAATCTTATATTAATTTTGACAGGTTGTAACTCACCCGATACGCC includes:
- a CDS encoding adenylate/guanylate cyclase domain-containing protein; amino-acid sequence: MPYLIAKSEPNNQESYKLISGSNTIGREINNSITVIHKSLSRHHAQVTITKDRVILKDLGSLNHTFVNDAKIDQCELKDGDLIRLGSVIFEFVSDDDRITPNILKDNDSNFSIVSRLSPEQTRVEIQELLHHDSLAYQGSALKLREQETGQRSVDKLKILLEVSKQLSSPDEPDHLLRKILDLLFEIMNVDRAIILMVNQETGLLEEKAVNSRTGIPTHERFYSKRITNFVHQKGDGVLIADAAIDQRFSNSQSVLQQEIHASMCVPLKPREEVIGVLYADNLSRANIYSQEDLEFLTALANQAAIAIDNAQLYQKMQAEAVIRSKFERFFPEAVSKKLKEEGNLEIIDTEVTALFADISKFTQMSSRMNPRQVIEMLNEYFQVMVEDIVFKYEGTLEKYIGDALLAVWGAPYSQPDDADRAVQAAIAMQRAVIHLNQDWFKRRNLEIEIHIGLNTGKVAAGNIGSQKLIQYATIGDTTNVTSRICSAAQEGEILISQSTLDKLRNKTLPFEKMSPVKVKGKDQPLQLYRLRWDT
- a CDS encoding Tll0287-like domain-containing protein; the encoded protein is MESFRQQPELTEKNGFRSLPSGKIFYVARPLAISEKSCLRCHSTPEAAPASQIAT